Part of the Vigna angularis cultivar LongXiaoDou No.4 chromosome 1, ASM1680809v1, whole genome shotgun sequence genome, aGGTACAGATTTTAAGTtgacttcaaatttttaaataatgagaatAATTTAAGGAAATATTAGATCTGCCTTATCTTTTCATTGACTATAGTATTAGGTAAAAGCTACACCCCTCTAATTCAAGGTATATAATTACAAGAAAATTATCAAAGGCGTTttcttaaataactttttattgaacaaatatattttaaataattatatatactaccagttaaatattatttcacgCAACAAGacattgtaattaaaaatattacataattataacaTTGAATAAAACAACAAACCGTACAAAGTCATAAATACAAAGTGATCAAAATAGCCTCAGTCAATGTTTTATAAATGGGGAAATTGCAACTGACTGAGTTTTATTCAATGAAAAATACACATAATAAAATGATACtaattcttttatcatttttaaataaatattttctttttatattctcaataaataatttctatttcttaattttttaaataaaattgctCACTtcccttattttatttaataaaatattcactaaaataaaaattatgaaaagtcaagttttaaaatattaatatcaaaggagtttttataaataaaaggtttaaaccctttagttgtcccaATTTATGTGAGGTTTTCCCATTTTGATCCCCTTCTTATTAGAATCCCCAATTGAGTTCTTATAAGTGGTAATTTGCATCAAATAAGCCCCTACCGTTAAATTTcgttaacggggttaagtttttgcacaTGTGGGAGGATGACGTGTTTTTTTCTTGAAACGTGGCATTATTCATggttattaaattgaaataatctGATTTGTGAAATATATAGGATTTAGGGTTCTTTACCTTGCGCGAAGTAATTTGGGTTGTTTTTTTTAGGATTGGGAAGCAGTTGAAGTTTGGACAGTGGGGAGTGCGAAAGCAGAAGACGCAACAATGTCGATGGGTCATTCGTGTTCCTCTTCCACTTGCAATGAGTGCGGAAGAAAGCATTTGCGGTTTGTGAGCTCTCGTGGAGATGGAGGGTGGAATAGGAATGATGGTTCATTGATCTGCCATTGTGGAGATAAGTCTGTGTTGAGGACTGCGAAAACCAGTAAGAATCGTGGCAAACAATTCTGGGATTGCCCTAGGTATAAGGTTGGAAGTGAAAATGGGGGATGAAACTACATCAGGTGGTTGAGTGATTGGGGAATTGAAGAAAGTGTTAACTGTGAGGTGCTGGAAGCAAATGATGAGAGGTTGGTGaagagttttgaaaatgaaagtgataaaAAGATAGTTGGTGTGCAAAAAGCTGTGATGGGTCTTCAAAGTTGGATTAAATTTTTGGTTGGGGTTGTTAGTGTTCTATGTGTGATGAACATCATTATAATTGCAATGTTGATGGGAAGAGCTTGATAATTTAGGTCTGTTTTGGTATTAGTAGTAGGGTTCATAATTTTAGTGTAATTCTGtttaatgtatttatgttttctgCAATGAAGATGTATCAGTTTCAGATCTTGAATGAAATGATAATTTGGGAAAAATCAGTTTTATTGTTTTGGTATCATTTTGTTGTCACCAGTTGTCGTATGTATAACATAACATGTGCATAGAAACTGTAAAACAGTTCTCAATAAAGGCTGAGTAAACACTTCTGAATAAAACATACAACCTGTAAAACAGTTGTGaataaaacatagaaaataCTATATTCTTGGGACCTGAGTAAATAGAACTTTAAGAGGAATTGAACTAAGGGCACaatgatgataaataataaaatttaatatcagGAGAATAAAGAAAATGCATAGGCTTCGAACTGAACATTTGTATATTAATACGATTGAATAGTCTATTACATACTGAAACATTAAAGCATTGTTTAGAAGACATGTCTGTAAGATGATAAACATCAAACTTTGCCCTATTACATTTGGTACTACTAAAACAGATAACAATCTTCAACTCAGAAGTGGTTCTTGTCCATCTGCTTCACCCTCAGGCAATAACTTGGTTGTTATCCCTCTTCCTGCACCTGGTTTGTCTTGGGGCAGTTTTTTCTGTTGTGGCCCACTTCCCTACAAATGCCACATCTCTTCAGTAATCCCCCTTTTGACATTCTGGTGCTATTTTTCTTCAACTCTCATTGCTCTAacctccttttcttcttagGACGACCAAGCATCTGTCTTGTTAATGGAGGCATGGCATTTGGACTTTGGGTTACCTCCCAAAGGTTGTTTCCATTAATGGGATATATAATGGAGgaataaatttcttcatatgTAGACTTTTTAAAGCACACAGGTATGTAGTCCTCTGGATCTATGTTGAGAAACCTCATTACTGTCAGTGCATGTACACAAGGTATGCCACTGATGCTCTATTTCCTGCAGGAGCATGAATATTGATCTACATCCACCACAAACTTTTCCCCACTTTGGGACACATGTCTGACTTCAAATAGCCTTTGTGCAGACTAGCTGTCAATCAATAGGTAACTTTAGTTTTTTACTATCTCGGATAACATAAACAAAGATATACATATGTCATAAATTTTGGATACTTGGGAATCCAATTCTTTGTTAGTAGTCCCTCCTTTTGTATTCTACTCAGTATTTTTGGACAAATTGATGACTTAAATGACGTTACCCTTGACCTATTAGTGGCCCATCTCTTCATCATGTATAGTCTGATTTCCTCCAACATTGTAATAATTGGTTTTGTCCTCGTATTTACCAGCACACTGTTAAAGGCTTCTGACATGTTATTAACTAAAGTATCACATTGAGCTGTGGTTGTGAACCTTGATCTGGACCAAAACCTTCAATAAAGATGAATGTCACACAATAAATATGTTGAGTaacaagaaagtaaaaattaagTACAAGTTATGTAAATCGAGAGTGCCAAACCTTGGAGGAATAACTAACAAGTGTCGGAAAGCATGTTGGTTGACCTCTTTGATACATCTCATCTCATTCTCCCATTTTTGTGGGTGGGTTGCTATAGCTGCCCTCCACATAAGCTTTTTCAGGTTCTTTCCAGGGAATTTCTTCCTGAAGTTGGCATATAAATGCCTTACACAAAATCTTTGTGCAACTCCAGGAACAACATCTTGTACTTCTTATAACAAACCCTGtgaatgaagaataaaaatgatgaaatggtattgatttgaataaatttgtataagaTAGAAGTCAATAATTATAATGGAAGTTACCTTATGTTGATCTGATATGATTGTAAGTGAAGAACACACCTCAAGTCCACCCGAGGTCTTCAATCAATAGCTCCATAAACCAAGTCCAAGTCTCCTTGTTCTCAACTTCTACGATTGCATACGCTAGTGGCAACATTTGGTCGTTTGCATCACGAGCCACAGCAGTTAATAGCTCACCACGATGTCTGCCTTTCAAAAAGGATCCATCAAGGCCAATGATTGGCCTGCATGAGACAAAGTTATCTTTGCATGCCTTTAGGCATGCGTAAAAACTCTTGAAGATTGATTTCCCATCATATGACTCAACTTTCACCTTGATTGTGGAGTCAGGATTTCTTCCTAATAACTTATGAGCATAATCATAAATTCTACTATACTGCTTACTGAAGGACCCAGCCACTTCGTCTGATGCATAGGCTTTGACCCTGTAAGCCATGTTCTTAGAAATTGCTATATTCCATTTCCTAgtaattttatctctaatatcaaCTCCCTTTACATTAGGATTCTCTCTCAGtgttttttccaattttctACTAAGCCATTTTGCATTGAATACTCGCAACTTGTGTTCCCTACTGCATGTATGCTTGTCAACCACAGTCATCAGTTGCCATGACTTTACTGCATCCATGAAACCAAAATATGCCCTCCACGGACATTCTCCTTTTGATCCCAAACATTTAACcctaattctttttttatcatttttaacaagtttcaaatttttCCCATTGTCTACTGCATAACTTTTGATGGCATCAAGGATGTCTTGTTTATGCACGAAATATGTTCCCACTTCCCAGTTGAAATCAATCATTTTTTTGGGCATAGTAAACGTAGAAAAATGCCCATACCCATCTTCATCCTCATTGTCCTCATCACTAATATCAGGAGAAGTTAAGTCCTCAGATTGCCATTCGTCATTGAACCAAATGGAATCATTAATAttatcttcttccatatctgaCTCAGACCCAAGTAAAACAGGTTCAACCTCAACCTCCAAATTACCAGAACTATCACTTACATCACACTACACATTTATGTCTACTAACCCATCCTCACTGTGCAtctcaccatcatcatcatcacgtGATGTACTCCAATCAAAGACTTCTACTTCTATATCCTCCAAGTCTTGTACTTCTATTCTGTAAGCCTAACCATCTAACCTATAACCCTCACCATCCTGTGCTTCTATCCTCTCAGCCTCAACATCAGCTTCCTCAACCTGTATCATTTCTTCATACACTTCATCTGCTGCTGTCCTCTCAGCATCACCTTCCTCAACCTCTGTGCTCTCACCCTCATCTTCCTGCACTTCATCTGTTGTTGTCCTCTCACCATCAGCTTCCTCAACCTCTATCCTCTCAACCTCAACTTGAACTTCATTTGCTTCTCTACTCTTAGCCTCAACATCAGGTTCTTGTCCCTCTATCCTCTCTTCATGCACTTCATCTGCTGTTGTCCTCTCACCGtcatcttcctcaacctctatCCTCTCTTCCTGAACTACATCTGCTTCTGTCCTCTCACCTTCAACTTCACCTTCCTCAACCTCTATCCTCTCTTCCTGAACTACATCTGCTTCTGTCCTCTCACCTTCAACATCACCTTCCTCAACCTCTATCCTCTCTTCCTGAACTACATCTGCTTCTGTCCTCTCAACATCTCCTTCATCAACCTCTATCCTCTCACCCTCATCTTCAGCTGCTTCTGTCATCTCAGTATGACTAACAACCTGTGCTTTTATCCTCTCACCATCACCACCTACCCCCTCATCCAACACTTTCCTCAAACCATCATCTACACCCTCAGCAAATTGTGCAACCTCACCACCCTCATTAACCTGAGGTGCAACTTCCTCACCTCCCTCATCAACGTTGTATTCAATCATGTGAATCACATCAGGTTGAGAGATAGTGTGCACAACATATAAATGAACTTGTTCATTTAAGTGAGCTAAATTGACCATATGCATGGCACCTACGTCATCACACAATGGTTATAGCTTATCATTTAATACAGGACCACATCCAACAAAAAACCACAGATCCTTAAAATCGTCGTACCCAAGACTTTTCACTACACTAACTACAACAAAATAACTCCATAAGTCAGGATCAAAATACATTGTCTCACTTTCCCCTTCATATTTCAGGCACCCATCATTCACGAACTTCCCCCCATGGTGAATAACAACCTCTATATCATCCATCACACACAACACAATGAACAATATTCTACACCTACAAATAACCCTAAAACGACAAAAAAATACCGCTTATTAAAGTGATAATGACAGAACAAACAAAGGGTTTAAAGATGGGGGACATGGGGACATGAGAGACCACAACCGCAATATGCAAACACCACATTTTCAGACAACCCCAACCCCACATTCAAAAAAGCATCCCCAGATTTCAACAGAAACAACCGAATATTAAATTCACATCTATGTAAAGTACACATACTAACCTTCCAGTAAATTCCACTTCACGCACACCTACAACGACTTCACGTTTGACGTCCAAACTCCAATCACGAACCTCCAAAGTCGTAGTCAAGTCTGTATCCTCTCCACTAAACACTTCGCTCAAGCTTCAGATGCACTCTCCTCTCAAATTTCTAAtcccagattcaatttctttgaaccctaaatcccatttcagatttccctaattttatattattacgtttaaaataattcaacGAATAATGCCACGTTTAAACTCTGAACAAGCCACGTTTCAAGAAAAAAACACGTCATCCTCTCACAtgtgcaaaaacttaacccGTTAACGAAATTTAACGACAGGGGCTTATTTGATGCAAATTACCActtataaggactcaattgaaaaTTCTAATAAGAATGAGATCAAAATGAGAAAAGCTCACATAAATtgggacaactaaagggtttaaacctaaataaaaagttaaatgatttatttaatagagaatattgttgttgtttttccTAAAATGTCACTTATCATGATAGGAAACCATATAatgaaaaattcttttaaacCACTGTAATTGAAATTCGACGATTGCAGTTTCACTTACCAAATGGATGTATGAACATCTATtccaagaaaaaagaaaaattacatcatgctcttatttttaaaatagatagtcaattaaattatgttgttttttaggttatattatttctaaactaatgacattaattaaaaatttaagggAAATATCTAGTTTCTAAAACCAGTGAAAGTTAGAGTTATAAAGAatggataataatattttgacacgtATAATGGATTGAAAGGTGGGTGCATCTggtttttgttaaaataataatatacgataaaattttaatacaaattataatattattataatggaTTGAAAGGTGGGTGCCTAGGTTTTTTTAAGGccgttatattattatttggaTATCACTATTTTGATaccacattttcttttattaccaTCTtattactatttactttttttctttttttagaaaTGTAAGAATTaacttttgttaaaatattttatttttataaaaattatcaaaaggATAGTTAATAGTGTGgaataaccttttttttttctcattattttcaATAACAATGTGACAAGCAGAGCCATATATACGGAGTCCCGTTCTACTTGTTTCTGCGCATAATCTGAATAATATCTTACGGATATTCAAGTGTGAAAGATGGCAAACAAAAATGCTTCTTTGCACATATTTTTCTTCCCATTCCTGGCTCATGGCCATATGATACCTTGCGTTGACATGGCCATGGTGTTTGCTGCAAAAGGCGTGAGAACCACCATAATCACCACCCCACTCAATGAACAAAACATCTCCAAAGCTATACAAAAGACGAAAACTCATCAAACCAAAGAGATCAATATCCAAACCATCAACTTTCCTTCTACCACCGAGACTGGTTTACCTGAAGGATGCGAACACGTTAACACCCTCCCATCTCTAGCTTCATTGCCAGCTTTCCATAAGGCTACCAGGTTGCTGGAAGAGCCATTTGAGCAACTGTTGCTTCACCACCACCCAAATTGTGTTGTTGCAGACATGTTTTTCCCATGGGCAACTGATTCTGCTGCCAAGTTTGGAATTCCCAGGCTCGTGTTCCATGGGATGAGTTTCTTCTCATTGTGTGCTTACGAAGTAATGAGATTGTACGAGCCTTACAAGAACATTTCTTTTGACTCAGAATTATTCGTTCTCCCTAATTTTCCTGGTGAAATCAAAATGACAAGGTTGCAGGTGGGAAGCTTTTTTAGGAAAGATGACGTGGAGGCGAAGAGATTCTGGGAGGAAATTCGTGAATCAGAGGTGAAGAGCTATGGGGTGGTTGTTAACAGCTTTCATGAACTAGAGAAGGATTATGCAGATCATTATGTGAAGAAATTTGGGAGAAGAGCATGGGCCATAGGTCCGTTGTCTCTTTGCAAGGAGCAGAAAAGATATAGAGGAGGAAAAGAAGATGAGCATGAATGCTTAAAGTGGTTGGACACGAAAGCAACTGGTTCAGTTGTTTACGTGTGCTTTGGGAGCATGACGAAATTTCCTGATTCTCAGTTTCGAGAGATTGCTTTGGGACTTGAGGCGTCAGGGAAAGAATTCATGTGGGTAGTggggaagagagaaaaaaatgaagaagaatggGTGCCCGAAGGATTTGAAGATAGAACGAAAGAGAAGGGAGTAATTATAAGAGGTTGGGCACCTCAAGCGTTGATTCTTGAACATGAAGCTATTGGAGCGTTTGTGACTCATTGTGGATGGAATTCAACATTGGAAGGTGTGGTAGCTGGGGTGCCTATGATCACTTGGCCTGTGGGTGCTGAACAGTTTTACAATGAGAAGTTGGTGATTGATGTGCTGAAGATTGGTGTGCCTGTTGGTGCTAGAAAATGGAGTAGCTTTATGGGAGATGAGGATTGTTGCATAAAGTGGGATGCTGTAGAAAACGCTGTGAAAAGGGTATTGGCAGAGGAAGAAGCAGAGGGAATGAGAAAAAGAGCAAAACTGCTTGCTCATATGGCAAAACGGGCGGTGGAAGAAGGCGGCTCTTCCTACTCAAATTTGGATGCGTTGGTTCAGGAGCTGCTCCCCCTTTCCCTTTAACGCGCCTCAAGAACATCCCTTGTTCAATTCATATTTGTCGCGACAAAACCAAACTGTCCGAAATTGTGTTATCTTTGATGATTAAAAGTTTCAATTAAATGTTTGGTTAAATTTCTCCGGGGTTGGGTAAAGTATTCAAAGTTATTCACTCCAAAATCCAGGTTATCATGTTCTTTCTCTTCTGTTTGTCATAGCTGCGGGAAGTGCCTCCAAAACATAATTTCATCCTAAGGCCTTGTTTACTTAAGTGGATTTCagaagatttgaaaataaatttttttgttgattatttgagtgaatttggaggtaaatgagattggacttggaagtaaatttttttaatttgtcacgtcaatcaaatcctacactaattctcacaaactttacttccaaattcattctcacttacttccaaattgactcaaataaacaacaaatttcaaatcctctcaaatctcctcaattactctccctcaaatccactcaagtgaaCAAGACCTAAAAGTCGATGACTTTTcgaaataattttgtaataaaaattagtaattagagttaattattatcatttttcgtcaaacatatatttataaatattatatttagcTTACTAGACCTACCTATTGCTAATAAATgacattattgttattaattgtcaataaatgactattattttcattaatttcataTTGATTGTTCAGATTAATTTTGAGACcaataaagaaaatttatttattagtattCAACCTaacttcataattttatttaaaacatagttaattatgtttttgttttattaaaatttattaattttttaaaattttaatatattttaattttaattttgaaattgaacaatgaatataattattttaatttaattgtgttaatttcttttatatgttaaactatattttaaatcattaaatgatgttgataatctaaaacataaattgacgcgttaaaaaaaattatgtaaattaaaagaattatattaatttatttttaaaatttaaaattataccaaaatttgagagataaagaaaatttaattttgtcttcaaATTGAAAgctttgaaacatatttaatttttttaaatatttatcaaattatagtcgattatttttggattttttattttctccataATTCGGTGAAAACTCTTGCTATATATACTAATccgaaaatataattaatgagtTTAAATTTGTCATTTTGACAGGCAAAACTGGAATTCCCGGGGACGTTCTTTAAAAGACTTCCCGCCCAGTATTAGTTCCCATGTGCAATTAGAATTGTAATTATGGTTGAATTCCGAGTTTCTGCTGATGCTTTGATCAAGTTAAACGACGGTGTATGGTGCAGAAACACGGTTGATGAAGCGGTTTAATTTTACCAACAACGGTTACGGTTGAAGCAAATTTATGTGAACCTGTATTGTTCGTTGAAGTAGGTTGCAGATGTGAACGTTGATTGATTTATTATCGAAGCAGCTCCTCACATCAATTTATTCGGTGTAATAGTATCTGTTCGGTGGAGGACCAAGATTTTCGTTTTGAATGGGCCAACAGATTTTCCACTTTATGGCAATGTTGTTAACATTGAATGGAAAGTGCCGAATTTAATTGGATTATTTTTGGCAGCTGTTGGATTATTTTTGGCGTTTCTAGAACAACATTGGTTCAACAAGCACTAACTCTATGCAGTGACGTGACAGCTGCAAATTAATTTGGATCGAATTGATTCAAACACTAGGTTAGTGAATCAGATAGCTATATTCGTGAAACAGATCGCTTAATTTAGTTCCGCAATTGAAATCGAAACAATCCTATAAACGGCGCCACTTAATTCGTCCCACAAATGAACAACTGCACCAAACCCTTCAACCCCCTCCTTCCATcattcaaaaaccaaaaactaaaaaccacaaaaatcaaacaaatccAATGACTCTCTCCAATTTTTCCGCCGCGGCCTCCGATCCACTCTTGCCAAGCCGTTATCCGTCGTCGTCTCATCGTGCCTGATCTCCTTCGACGCCTCCCTCACAATCGACATCCATCACCACTTCTCCCTCCGAGCTCCTTTCCTTCTTCCGTGACATGGCCCTCATGCACCGCATGGAGATCGCTGCTAACTCTCTACAAGGCATAACTCGCTTCTGCCACCTCTACGACGGCCAGGAGGCCACCACTGCGGTCATGGAGGCTGGCATCACCAAAAGACTGTATCATCACCGCCTACCGCGACCACTGAACTTTCATCAGCCATGGTGGCACGTTGCTTGAAGTGTTGGCAGAGCTGATAGGGCACAAGGACGGGTGCTCGAAAAGGAATGGGGTTTTGTAAGACTCAAGAAAAATATAGGATTGTAGAATAAAATAGTATTGTGACTTTAGTATACTTTTCTCTATGTTTAACAAGTGTTAGTGTTatgttattatttgattttattttacttagTGCAACACATGTATTGGTGTGGTTGTTAGACGGTGATGTGTGTTATTATTAATGCGATATGTTAGTTTGATGGTATGCTGGTAGAATAAAGAGATTCTATGACAACTTATTATGACACAAAATTTATTTGTCATAATAAGTCGGTAACATTTTCGTAATGAAAGTAAGAATTATTATGACGTACTTTAAAAGACTTGTCATAATAGGTGACATGatggaaaaattgaaattatgttCAAAACATATTATAGCAGGTCTATAAAGGTTTGTCATAATAAACCTTTACAGTGACGCTTAATTTACCACTTATCATAATAAGTTGGACGCAGTGACATTTTCGtaataaagtttaaaacatatcaTGTAGGTTATAAACCACCTGTCATAAAAGCTCTCTGAGTCCCTAAATTCTTCTAGATCATTCTTCGCATATTTTTTCATGCATCTTCTTACGAATTCTCTCTTTCAAAGTTCATCTTCGTTCCTCTCCAAACCTCTTCTTTCGTAATCATTTTTCTTCACACTCACTCAAATCAAATACTTTCTTTCTCTCCCTCTACAATGGCCTCAACCTCAACCTTCACCACTTTCTCTCTACTCCATTCTGCCACCTTCGCCTCATCTTCCTCATGCGTGCAACTCTCCTCCTCCCTTCGCATCCACCCCTCACACACCACCTAAGGTTTAGAGTGGCCGATCTGTTGTTGGAGGCGAATGTGGCGGTGCAGGTGGCGGCAGTTAGGGTCACGAGGGACAAGAGAGGGGTGGTGTCGATGGCGAAAAAGAGCGTCAACACATGCAGCATGGCTTCTACGACCCGAATTCCACTGTTTCAGTTTCGGATCATCACGCGGCTCAAATCCGAATGATCGAAGAATCGATTCCTTTTACCTCTATATTTGGTATTCTTTATATTTCGTCGACACATTACTTTCACTCTCTTTTACAATTATTAACAATTGTAAAACAATTTTGATTTTCTATAGAATAGTGTGTATTCATACTTGTAGGTGGTGTACGTACATTGTCACCAACTGTTTCTTGGAAACAATGGTTCTACTTTGGAATTGGATTTTATGATAttgagttatatttttttttcaattttttgagtttgtttaaaAGTGGTAACTAAATACTATCTATTAACTGTTGactattattttgtttctgttttgagttGTCTAGAAAAGCATACAGAATGGAAGAAGAGAATAGTTTATGTTGGGTGTGTTATAGGGGGTAGTTCTTGATACTCTGCCGAGAAATTTGGGGCAACCAATGTTGGCATCACTCTCAGACTTATTCAAGCTCAAAGAGCTAATGCTCTTGCTGTAGCTCAAGGATCGGCTCACAAGGTCTTAATTTCTCGGTGATAGCATAAAGCTAAAGAGAAGTTTTGGTGATGTCTCAAATTCAAATCTCAAGTGATCTTATTgcaagaagatcttcatgaagacttatCTTgtattaaagcttttgtaatttagtagatttatgtataggatgtggtttatctttgattctatgtattgtttgtcttaggttgcattaaaattcgttttgaagaaaacctcattttatactcaagataatcgattataagtaatcaattatgacttgccataattgattatcactagcaattatgagaatttttaagcaa contains:
- the LOC108341379 gene encoding scopoletin glucosyltransferase → MANKNASLHIFFFPFLAHGHMIPCVDMAMVFAAKGVRTTIITTPLNEQNISKAIQKTKTHQTKEINIQTINFPSTTETGLPEGCEHVNTLPSLASLPAFHKATRLLEEPFEQLLLHHHPNCVVADMFFPWATDSAAKFGIPRLVFHGMSFFSLCAYEVMRLYEPYKNISFDSELFVLPNFPGEIKMTRLQVGSFFRKDDVEAKRFWEEIRESEVKSYGVVVNSFHELEKDYADHYVKKFGRRAWAIGPLSLCKEQKRYRGGKEDEHECLKWLDTKATGSVVYVCFGSMTKFPDSQFREIALGLEASGKEFMWVVGKREKNEEEWVPEGFEDRTKEKGVIIRGWAPQALILEHEAIGAFVTHCGWNSTLEGVVAGVPMITWPVGAEQFYNEKLVIDVLKIGVPVGARKWSSFMGDEDCCIKWDAVENAVKRVLAEEEAEGMRKRAKLLAHMAKRAVEEGGSSYSNLDALVQELLPLSL